In Treponema denticola, one genomic interval encodes:
- a CDS encoding threonine synthase, with protein sequence MKFYDITDKNIQISFKEAVLRGFNSETGGVFMPAELGKISSAMIYKNPPSSFRDISFEIIKNFCADEIPDADLMSIIAQFYPHRLPINPISPTTYVLELFHGPTYNYKDIGSGFLAYLLEYFNRDQDEALNLIVAASGERACSIGAAVSRVSGVNAIILYPKDSLTEIQENLLSSMPKNIFTLSVDGSFEDCENLVDKAIRDEDLLKKLKLVSGGALNIAPILPQIAFFVYAALTVLYRSGYDNKIDDPAIIASVPSGSFSGLTAGLIAKKMGTPISGFISAENENHAISDWLTLGNFQIREAVKTSTPALDIPSMINFKRMLQIYSFEDLKKYIIPYWLDSTGTISSVRACNDRTGYIIDPYGGMAWTAWQDIYQGALNALKRKGLQVDEYPGIPLKYADIDTWASSIHRSKMVGIILQTSHPAKFPEIMKPAIGRLPSLPDKLESLQYRSGKTVNISASYSEFKDWALSH encoded by the coding sequence AACCCGCCTTCTTCTTTTAGGGATATCAGCTTTGAAATTATCAAAAATTTTTGTGCAGATGAAATTCCTGATGCCGACTTAATGTCTATAATTGCTCAATTTTATCCGCATAGACTTCCTATAAACCCAATTTCGCCTACAACCTATGTGTTAGAGCTCTTTCACGGGCCTACTTATAATTATAAAGATATAGGTTCCGGTTTTTTGGCCTATCTTTTAGAGTATTTTAATCGGGATCAAGATGAAGCTCTTAATCTTATTGTCGCTGCTTCAGGTGAACGGGCCTGTTCGATTGGGGCTGCGGTTTCCAGAGTAAGCGGTGTTAATGCAATCATTTTGTATCCTAAAGACTCCTTAACGGAAATACAGGAAAATCTTCTTTCTTCAATGCCGAAAAATATTTTCACGCTTTCTGTGGACGGCTCGTTTGAAGATTGTGAAAATCTTGTGGATAAAGCTATCAGAGATGAGGATTTACTCAAAAAGTTAAAACTCGTTTCAGGCGGAGCCTTAAACATAGCCCCTATTTTACCTCAGATTGCCTTTTTTGTGTATGCAGCGCTTACGGTTTTATACCGCAGCGGTTATGATAATAAAATTGACGATCCCGCAATTATAGCCTCAGTTCCTTCAGGAAGCTTTTCAGGCCTAACTGCGGGGCTCATAGCTAAGAAGATGGGTACCCCTATAAGCGGTTTTATTTCTGCCGAAAATGAAAACCATGCTATTTCAGATTGGCTCACTCTCGGCAATTTTCAAATAAGAGAAGCTGTAAAAACAAGTACTCCGGCCTTGGACATTCCAAGTATGATCAACTTTAAGAGGATGCTCCAGATATATAGTTTTGAAGATCTTAAAAAATACATAATCCCTTATTGGCTTGATAGTACGGGTACTATATCATCTGTTCGGGCCTGTAATGATAGGACCGGTTATATAATAGATCCTTATGGAGGGATGGCATGGACTGCTTGGCAGGATATTTATCAGGGCGCTTTAAATGCTTTAAAGAGGAAAGGACTGCAGGTTGATGAATATCCCGGCATTCCCTTAAAATATGCTGATATCGATACTTGGGCATCTTCAATTCATAGAAGCAAGATGGTAGGCATTATTCTTCAGACATCTCATCCTGCAAAATTTCCTGAAATTATGAAACCTGCAATAGGAAGACTGCCTTCTTTGCCGGATAAACTTGAAAGTTTACAATACCGCTCAGGAAAAACCGTAAATATTTCTGCTTCCTATTCCGAGTTCAAAGACTGGGCCTTATCACATTAA
- a CDS encoding tyrosine phenol-lyase, translating to MDIKNYPAEPFRIKVVETVKMIDKDQRAKVAKEAGYNTFLINSEDVYIDLLTDSGTNAMSDKQWAGMMIGDEAYAGSRNFHHLEETVQEIFGFKHLVPTHQGRGAENLLSRIAIKPGQYVPGNMYFTTTRYHQEANGGIFVDIINDDAHDAGKNVPFKGDIDLNKLEKLINEKGAENIAYVCLAVTVNLAGGQPVSMKNMKAVRELTKKHGIKVFYDATRCVENAYFIKEQEAGYADKSIKEIVREMFSYADGCTMSGKKDCIVNIGGFLCMNDEELFQAAKEFVVVFEGMPSYGGMAGRDMEAMAIGLKEALQFEYIEHRIKQVRYLGDKLLEAGVPIIEPVGGHAVFLDARRFCPHLKQTEFPAQALAAELYIESGVRSMERGIVSAGRDPKTRENHVPKLETVRLTIPRRVYTYKHMDIVADAVIKLYKHKEVIKGLKFVYEPKQLRFFTARFEHI from the coding sequence ATGGATATTAAAAATTATCCTGCGGAACCTTTTAGAATAAAGGTTGTAGAGACTGTTAAGATGATCGATAAGGATCAAAGAGCAAAGGTTGCCAAGGAAGCCGGTTATAACACCTTCCTTATTAATTCGGAAGATGTTTATATCGACCTTCTTACCGACTCCGGAACAAACGCAATGAGCGATAAACAATGGGCCGGAATGATGATAGGAGATGAAGCCTATGCCGGAAGCCGCAACTTTCATCACTTGGAAGAAACGGTTCAAGAGATTTTCGGCTTTAAGCATCTTGTACCGACCCATCAAGGCCGCGGTGCCGAAAACCTTCTTTCAAGGATAGCCATTAAGCCCGGTCAGTATGTACCCGGAAATATGTATTTTACCACTACCAGATACCATCAAGAAGCAAACGGCGGTATTTTCGTGGATATAATAAACGATGATGCCCATGATGCAGGCAAAAATGTTCCTTTTAAAGGCGACATCGACTTGAACAAGCTTGAAAAACTTATAAACGAAAAGGGAGCAGAAAACATCGCATACGTTTGTTTGGCTGTTACGGTAAACCTTGCAGGCGGTCAGCCCGTTTCTATGAAGAACATGAAGGCTGTCCGTGAGCTTACAAAAAAACACGGCATCAAAGTATTCTACGATGCAACCCGCTGCGTAGAAAACGCCTACTTTATCAAAGAACAAGAAGCCGGTTATGCCGACAAGTCTATCAAAGAAATCGTAAGAGAAATGTTCAGCTATGCAGACGGATGTACTATGAGCGGTAAAAAAGACTGTATCGTAAACATCGGAGGCTTCCTCTGTATGAACGATGAAGAGCTTTTCCAAGCTGCAAAGGAATTCGTTGTTGTATTTGAAGGTATGCCTTCATACGGCGGTATGGCAGGACGCGATATGGAAGCTATGGCTATCGGTCTAAAAGAAGCCCTCCAGTTTGAATATATCGAACACCGAATCAAGCAGGTCCGCTATTTAGGCGACAAGCTCTTGGAAGCAGGAGTCCCTATTATCGAACCCGTAGGAGGACACGCAGTATTCCTTGATGCAAGACGCTTCTGTCCTCATCTTAAACAAACCGAATTCCCTGCACAGGCCCTCGCAGCAGAGCTTTATATCGAATCGGGAGTTAGAAGTATGGAACGAGGTATCGTTTCTGCAGGACGAGATCCTAAGACAAGGGAAAACCACGTACCAAAACTTGAAACAGTCCGCTTAACTATCCCTCGCCGTGTTTATACCTATAAACACATGGACATTGTAGCAGATGCAGTTATTAAGTTATACAAACACAAGGAAGTTATAAAAGGATTAAAGTTCGTTTACGAACCTAAACAGCTCCGCTTCTTTACGGCACGCTTTGAGCATATCTAA
- a CDS encoding ATP-binding protein — protein MNIIKELKVDEKSPLFDKTGMLYKEFPSDFRQIRYFTLLIVQSAPLEIKGINLLEQQISEIIKNAVKHGNRCNPSKKVKVWYDFSSTHAHLIVEDEGEGFKEIDKWNEFNRKRLECLHNQDFANLGAYVSFRTDKSDEYDGGNALFAALEYWDGGFIFNKKKNGVAMLKKYPQKKHGISI, from the coding sequence ATGAATATTATAAAAGAACTTAAAGTTGACGAAAAGAGTCCATTATTTGATAAAACCGGAATGTTATACAAAGAATTTCCGTCAGATTTTAGGCAAATAAGATATTTTACACTTTTAATCGTACAATCAGCTCCCTTAGAAATAAAAGGAATAAACCTCTTAGAACAGCAAATAAGTGAAATTATTAAAAATGCCGTAAAACACGGAAACAGATGTAACCCCTCAAAAAAGGTAAAAGTTTGGTATGACTTCAGCTCTACCCATGCCCACCTAATAGTTGAGGATGAGGGAGAAGGATTTAAAGAAATAGATAAATGGAATGAATTCAATAGAAAACGCTTAGAGTGTCTGCATAATCAGGACTTTGCAAACCTTGGAGCCTATGTTTCTTTTAGAACGGACAAAAGCGATGAATATGATGGAGGAAACGCCCTCTTTGCAGCCCTCGAATATTGGGACGGAGGCTTTATTTTTAACAAGAAGAAAAACGGCGTTGCAATGTTAAAAAAATACCCTCAAAAAAAGCACGGCATTTCGATATAA
- a CDS encoding anti-sigma factor antagonist (This anti-anti-sigma factor, or anti-sigma factor antagonist, belongs to a family that includes characterized members SpoIIAA, RsbV, RsfA, and RsfB.): MELKIRKNKEVYIIDVSGEMDLYNSYRLKELVMKMIERQIKCMIINLEDVDYIDSSGIGALIYICSTVKKMNLRLFITNIHGSVKKVIELTKLMGYFPITNSLEEALQKMEN, encoded by the coding sequence ATGGAACTGAAAATCCGAAAAAACAAAGAAGTTTACATTATTGATGTGAGCGGTGAAATGGATTTATACAATTCATACAGATTAAAGGAGCTTGTCATGAAAATGATAGAGCGCCAAATAAAATGTATGATAATTAATCTCGAAGATGTCGACTATATAGACTCTTCAGGAATAGGCGCTTTGATTTATATATGCTCTACCGTAAAAAAGATGAATTTAAGGCTCTTTATAACCAACATTCACGGATCCGTGAAAAAAGTTATAGAGCTGACTAAACTGATGGGCTATTTTCCCATAACCAATAGTTTAGAAGAAGCTTTACAAAAAATGGAAAACTAA
- a CDS encoding GAF domain-containing SpoIIE family protein phosphatase, with the protein MKEIDSLDFYGLITLSVLTILVLFIAIRMTFINKKKAGMRAFALLINSILMSACIISISAAVSAFFKTYIIFYAGSAAASIILMIYLFLSEKAFLEDQTEKLKKERANAAYIKELQNLPSEDSLRARKLLSTARNLLQKTNGLVLGKKDISTEMFSYIAESFLTEMTADGAVVLAVQSFEDVLAVKAISGNFPPPYKLPDDLVRKEDYVVSNFKHARFEMGESIFTEVASSGKTLLIKNGKESSLLPQNGNEKFLQHGSLIFFPLIVNTVVFGVAAVSRNADRKPFSEKEAEIGENLAGFAAEIINLTLNISEASEHAEIENITDTVAKIQEILLPKNLKKIPGLEIGEYFLQERGICSDYYDVIVQQNRIFIVLADVAGKSIQSAIIMIMIRAILYLITNTDQNTEAILDWLNKGITGKIDIDHFASISLVSYETKTKQIEFIGAGHQAMMIWRKQKNKIELFQQKTDPIGIDIRSIYKSIKIPFDSGDVAALYTDGIIESLNTSGEQYGETRLAQLIADNHTAPSKDIANKIKRDMISFIGKAPTHDDRTLLIIKAR; encoded by the coding sequence ATGAAAGAAATTGACTCTCTTGATTTTTATGGCTTAATTACTCTTTCGGTCTTAACTATTTTGGTGCTCTTTATAGCTATAAGGATGACATTTATAAATAAAAAAAAGGCTGGGATGAGGGCTTTTGCACTTTTAATAAATTCAATCCTAATGTCAGCCTGCATAATAAGTATCTCGGCAGCTGTGTCAGCTTTTTTTAAAACATATATAATATTTTATGCAGGATCAGCAGCAGCTTCAATTATTCTTATGATCTACTTATTTCTATCGGAAAAAGCCTTTTTAGAAGACCAAACCGAAAAGCTGAAAAAAGAAAGAGCTAATGCAGCATATATTAAAGAATTACAAAACCTCCCTTCGGAGGACTCATTAAGAGCCCGTAAACTTTTGTCAACGGCACGGAATCTCTTGCAAAAGACAAACGGTTTGGTCCTAGGGAAAAAAGATATATCAACTGAAATGTTTTCATATATTGCAGAGTCTTTTTTGACGGAAATGACGGCAGACGGAGCCGTAGTCCTTGCAGTACAAAGCTTTGAAGACGTTTTAGCTGTAAAAGCCATATCAGGAAATTTTCCCCCGCCGTATAAATTGCCCGATGATCTTGTAAGAAAAGAGGATTATGTAGTTTCCAACTTTAAGCATGCACGGTTTGAGATGGGAGAATCTATATTTACCGAAGTGGCCTCAAGCGGAAAAACTTTACTTATAAAAAACGGAAAAGAAAGCTCCTTATTGCCTCAAAACGGAAATGAAAAGTTTTTACAGCACGGCAGTCTTATATTTTTCCCTCTTATAGTTAATACTGTTGTATTCGGTGTTGCAGCCGTATCACGCAATGCCGACAGAAAACCTTTTTCTGAAAAAGAAGCGGAAATTGGAGAAAACTTGGCAGGATTTGCAGCTGAAATAATAAATTTGACTTTAAATATATCTGAAGCATCCGAACATGCCGAAATTGAAAATATAACCGATACTGTAGCTAAAATACAGGAAATTCTTTTACCTAAAAATTTAAAAAAGATTCCGGGCTTAGAAATCGGAGAGTATTTTTTACAGGAAAGAGGTATATGCAGCGATTATTATGATGTAATCGTACAGCAAAACAGGATATTTATTGTTCTTGCTGACGTTGCAGGAAAAAGTATTCAGTCTGCTATTATCATGATTATGATAAGGGCTATCCTATACCTTATAACAAATACCGACCAAAATACTGAGGCTATTTTAGACTGGCTTAATAAAGGTATAACAGGGAAAATAGATATTGACCACTTTGCAAGCATTTCTCTTGTATCATACGAAACAAAAACCAAACAAATAGAATTTATAGGGGCAGGTCATCAGGCAATGATGATCTGGAGGAAACAAAAAAATAAGATAGAATTATTTCAGCAAAAAACCGACCCAATAGGCATTGATATAAGGTCAATTTATAAAAGCATAAAAATTCCTTTTGATAGCGGAGATGTAGCGGCACTATATACCGACGGAATTATAGAAAGTCTTAACACATCCGGTGAACAGTATGGAGAGACAAGACTTGCCCAGTTGATAGCAGATAATCATACCGCTCCTTCAAAAGATATAGCAAATAAGATAAAACGCGATATGATTTCGTTTATAGGAAAAGCCCCAACTCATGATGATCGCACATTGCTGATTATCAAGGCTAGATGA
- a CDS encoding metallophosphoesterase, whose product MMKKILCISDQIDPVIYSKNVKEKYGDVDFIISAGDLPIEYLDFVQNALNKPLFFVFGSHNLKALTHYHPEMAEKSNGDEINIFKKVNEIKSNKGTYIGFKSCKYENIILAGISGAKKRNDGKNQFTERQMKRKLSRMIPALLLNKIKYGRYLDILVTHSPPILGEEKEENKQLRFECFTKFINFFKPKYIIHGQVHIYDSQQTRSTKYKNAEIINAYSRHILELNS is encoded by the coding sequence ATGATGAAAAAAATACTATGCATTTCAGATCAAATTGATCCGGTTATTTACAGCAAAAATGTAAAAGAAAAATACGGAGATGTAGATTTTATAATATCGGCTGGAGATCTACCTATTGAATACTTGGATTTTGTACAAAATGCCTTAAACAAGCCCCTTTTCTTTGTTTTTGGAAGCCACAATCTAAAAGCCCTCACTCATTATCATCCTGAAATGGCTGAAAAATCAAATGGGGACGAAATTAATATTTTTAAAAAAGTCAATGAAATAAAAAGCAATAAGGGCACTTATATAGGTTTTAAAAGCTGCAAATATGAAAATATAATCCTTGCCGGCATTTCAGGTGCAAAAAAACGCAATGACGGAAAAAATCAGTTTACCGAAAGACAAATGAAGCGTAAACTTTCACGCATGATACCGGCGTTGCTGTTAAATAAAATAAAATACGGCCGCTATCTTGATATTTTAGTAACCCACAGTCCTCCCATATTGGGTGAAGAAAAAGAAGAAAATAAACAGCTGCGTTTTGAATGTTTTACTAAATTCATAAACTTTTTTAAACCTAAATATATAATACACGGTCAGGTGCATATCTATGACTCTCAGCAGACTCGAAGTACAAAATACAAAAACGCCGAGATAATTAATGCGTACAGCCGGCATATTTTAGAACTTAACAGCTAG
- a CDS encoding tetratricopeptide repeat protein gives MSSLTITLIVILGLSVIFLVLFVLKSVISPKKISKVEKNIKSGKYAAAIKDAKAILSKNPRDSEARYLLGKAYLADKKSDLAFIEFKTLNKTAVFNNIATEIEFRSIIADLYLKFQQPDEALKEFILLNKKDPKNPKYYFQAGQIYENKNMSDQAIAYFQKTIEIDSRFAEAYASLGLLLFKANQIPEAEKAIATALKLAPDNSETLYYHGRILKSKKNYAQALAALEKAARKQEIRTKCFFERGCCYLETNSLEKAEFEFSRAIKSSKQASAPEVLYSRYLLADCYEKQRNIDKAIEEWEAISAVNSKFRDTAKKLAEYSDLRTNDHMKEYLTLVKEEFFQMCRNITEQYFDYPVQAVKEIKIGCSILAVEKGSEQWLNTRKKPQLLIFARDGSTITEAFLRSVHEEMKKQAVVTSHIITSGNFSPDAIKFAENRPFNLIDRQKLERIVEKVKFTF, from the coding sequence ATGTCATCATTAACTATTACCTTGATTGTTATACTCGGCCTAAGTGTCATCTTTCTCGTTTTATTTGTGTTAAAATCGGTTATTTCACCTAAGAAAATCTCAAAAGTTGAAAAAAACATAAAATCCGGAAAATACGCAGCCGCCATTAAAGATGCAAAAGCAATTCTTTCAAAGAACCCAAGAGATTCGGAAGCCAGATACTTATTGGGTAAAGCTTACCTTGCAGACAAAAAAAGCGACCTTGCATTCATCGAATTCAAAACCTTAAATAAAACGGCCGTATTTAATAATATTGCAACCGAAATCGAATTCAGGTCTATTATAGCAGATTTATATTTAAAATTCCAGCAGCCGGACGAAGCTTTAAAAGAATTTATTCTTCTAAATAAAAAAGACCCAAAAAATCCTAAATATTATTTTCAGGCAGGACAAATTTATGAAAACAAAAATATGTCCGATCAAGCAATTGCTTACTTTCAAAAAACTATAGAAATAGACTCACGCTTTGCCGAAGCCTACGCTTCATTAGGGCTTTTGCTCTTTAAGGCAAACCAGATTCCTGAAGCGGAAAAGGCGATTGCCACGGCCTTAAAACTGGCACCGGATAATAGTGAAACCCTCTATTACCATGGCAGAATCTTAAAAAGCAAAAAAAACTATGCTCAAGCTCTGGCAGCCCTAGAAAAGGCAGCAAGAAAACAGGAAATTAGAACAAAATGCTTTTTTGAAAGAGGCTGCTGTTATTTAGAGACCAACAGCCTTGAAAAAGCCGAATTTGAATTTTCAAGAGCCATTAAATCTTCAAAACAAGCATCGGCTCCAGAAGTGCTCTATTCCAGATATCTTTTAGCCGATTGTTATGAAAAACAAAGAAATATTGATAAAGCTATAGAAGAATGGGAAGCAATAAGTGCCGTAAACTCTAAATTCCGCGATACAGCCAAAAAACTTGCAGAATATTCCGATTTGAGAACAAACGATCACATGAAAGAATATTTAACTTTAGTTAAAGAAGAATTCTTCCAAATGTGCCGCAATATCACGGAGCAATATTTCGATTACCCCGTTCAAGCTGTAAAAGAGATTAAGATAGGATGCAGCATACTTGCGGTAGAAAAAGGCTCTGAACAATGGTTAAACACAAGGAAAAAACCTCAGCTTCTTATTTTCGCGAGGGATGGAAGTACTATAACCGAAGCTTTTTTACGATCAGTTCATGAGGAAATGAAAAAACAAGCCGTAGTTACATCGCATATAATTACTTCAGGAAATTTTTCACCGGATGCTATAAAATTTGCAGAAAACAGACCTTTTAACCTCATTGATAGACAAAAACTTGAAAGGATTGTAGAAAAGGTAAAATTTACGTTTTAG
- a CDS encoding tetratricopeptide repeat protein, translating to MKMHFYRLKFNKNVFFVIFLSFFSSLFAVDYFEEGKRFLTEDKPEKAVSALFKASQEEGRPSSVYLYLGVAYFRIRKYNEALNYFLQGKDQDMLNDYLYYYNIGNVYFLQNRFDASESAYNEAVLKNGIYAPAFLNRANARVKLENHEGALQDYKIYLNLNPETIQRPSIEKMIGLLEGITEEAEKAKALAEAKKAAEEAERLAAEERYKKLMDEVNSNLSSVDNADSVSAGADDTIDYSEENELD from the coding sequence ATGAAAATGCATTTTTACCGATTAAAATTCAACAAAAACGTTTTTTTTGTAATTTTTTTGTCTTTTTTTTCATCTCTTTTTGCTGTTGATTATTTTGAAGAAGGGAAAAGATTTTTAACTGAAGATAAGCCCGAAAAAGCGGTTTCAGCTCTTTTTAAGGCCTCTCAGGAGGAAGGACGTCCTAGTTCCGTTTATCTTTATCTTGGAGTGGCATATTTTAGAATAAGGAAATATAACGAGGCCTTAAACTATTTTTTACAGGGAAAAGATCAGGATATGCTTAATGATTACCTATACTATTACAATATAGGTAATGTTTATTTTTTACAAAATAGATTTGATGCTTCCGAATCGGCGTATAACGAAGCTGTTTTAAAAAACGGTATATATGCACCTGCTTTTTTAAATAGGGCTAATGCAAGGGTGAAGCTGGAGAACCATGAGGGTGCTTTACAAGATTATAAAATTTATTTAAACTTAAACCCTGAAACAATCCAGAGACCGTCGATAGAAAAAATGATAGGTCTTTTGGAAGGCATTACCGAAGAAGCTGAAAAAGCCAAGGCTTTGGCTGAAGCAAAAAAAGCTGCGGAAGAAGCAGAACGTCTAGCAGCCGAAGAAAGGTATAAAAAACTTATGGATGAAGTAAATTCAAATTTATCTTCGGTTGATAATGCAGACTCCGTATCGGCAGGTGCTGACGATACAATAGATTATTCGGAGGAAAACGAACTTGACTGA
- a CDS encoding tetratricopeptide repeat protein, with protein sequence MTDFQKFFIGILSGILLAVLVIVGILFFTKTNPANSNTLETETAAKIEAERAELARLEEKRAKIEAEIEKAKKEGEKELAILETEPLKQAEELNKNLTANSSAAEKEKQAAEAEKEKKAEEALKRAEEAKKRQEELIKQQKSLKEAEAKKKEDIEKIEKEKLEADRKAKLAAEQKAKDDAKKLEEARKKAALDAQKAAEAEKQRLEEERKKAAIDAQKAAEAQKAAKENTDARLRAQLEEAVRLISDGITFLQNGNLNSALTSFSKASAILPDSEVAHNAKSFLDMASSLNDFSLKKADSADAEKAISAADEYIRKSVNLDGQNAKSHYVYSQIADAQKKSQVALVELEKAQSLDPDNYVYNYELGKKYYAGGHYQKARNCFERSIKSNPQFDNAFFNLGMTYRKLGLDNDAFKAFSSAVKIKPDYVKAFLEMARIKKSQRKFDQAIENYKKAVSYEPANLPALREMAQVYAELGENSLAERYFKEAITLGEEDAITYYNLATVQVDLGKNGEALNNAEKAYNLKPSDARVLYTYGLAFEKNGKKSEAYDYYRQAVSLNKNYAKPRINLGRMYLDDGKLNEAEESLLAAYRMEPNNFEVNTNLGKLYGLQGEYNKSVNHYLNSVKSQPLNITAKQNLAAAYISADLKEKAVGVYEQIIKVDAKNWAAYHELGKLYISLDKKADAKLILESLLNKNPNYPKAGEIRSMLSSI encoded by the coding sequence TTGACTGATTTTCAAAAATTTTTTATAGGTATTTTATCGGGCATTTTGTTGGCTGTTTTGGTTATTGTAGGTATTTTATTCTTTACAAAGACTAATCCCGCAAATTCTAACACATTAGAAACGGAAACGGCTGCAAAAATTGAGGCTGAAAGAGCTGAACTTGCTAGGCTTGAAGAAAAACGGGCTAAGATAGAAGCCGAGATAGAAAAAGCCAAAAAAGAAGGCGAAAAAGAACTCGCTATTTTGGAAACAGAGCCGCTTAAACAAGCCGAAGAGCTTAATAAAAATCTTACAGCTAATTCCAGTGCAGCAGAAAAAGAAAAACAAGCGGCTGAAGCTGAAAAGGAAAAGAAGGCCGAGGAAGCCTTAAAAAGAGCAGAAGAGGCAAAGAAACGACAGGAAGAATTGATTAAACAGCAAAAATCTTTAAAAGAAGCCGAGGCTAAGAAAAAAGAAGATATAGAAAAAATTGAGAAGGAAAAGCTTGAGGCTGATCGTAAGGCAAAGCTGGCTGCTGAACAAAAGGCAAAAGATGATGCTAAGAAGCTTGAAGAAGCCCGCAAAAAGGCCGCCCTTGATGCTCAAAAAGCTGCAGAGGCTGAGAAGCAAAGACTGGAGGAAGAAAGAAAAAAAGCTGCTATTGATGCCCAAAAAGCGGCCGAAGCCCAAAAAGCTGCAAAAGAAAATACAGATGCAAGGCTGAGAGCTCAGTTGGAAGAGGCAGTCCGTTTGATTTCAGATGGAATTACCTTTTTACAAAACGGAAATCTTAATTCGGCTCTTACTTCTTTTTCAAAAGCTTCAGCAATATTGCCTGATTCTGAAGTTGCACATAATGCAAAAAGCTTTCTTGATATGGCATCATCTTTAAATGATTTTAGTTTAAAGAAAGCTGATTCGGCAGATGCTGAAAAAGCCATTTCGGCTGCTGATGAATATATAAGAAAATCGGTAAATCTTGACGGTCAAAATGCGAAATCTCATTATGTTTACTCTCAGATTGCAGATGCACAAAAGAAATCTCAAGTAGCTCTTGTAGAATTGGAAAAAGCCCAAAGTCTGGATCCGGATAATTATGTATATAATTATGAGCTGGGTAAAAAATATTATGCAGGCGGGCATTATCAAAAAGCACGTAATTGTTTTGAGCGAAGTATAAAATCAAATCCTCAATTTGATAACGCTTTTTTTAACCTTGGAATGACATATAGAAAGCTTGGTTTGGATAACGATGCCTTTAAAGCTTTTTCTTCAGCAGTAAAAATCAAACCGGATTATGTAAAAGCCTTTTTGGAAATGGCCAGAATAAAAAAATCTCAGCGTAAATTTGACCAAGCAATTGAAAATTATAAAAAGGCCGTTTCCTATGAACCTGCAAACCTTCCTGCTTTGCGTGAGATGGCTCAAGTTTATGCAGAGCTTGGGGAAAACAGCTTGGCAGAGCGTTATTTTAAGGAAGCTATTACCCTTGGAGAAGAAGATGCTATCACCTATTATAATTTAGCAACAGTACAAGTTGATTTAGGAAAGAATGGGGAAGCTTTGAATAATGCCGAAAAAGCTTATAATTTAAAACCTTCAGATGCTCGTGTATTATATACTTACGGTCTGGCATTTGAAAAAAATGGAAAAAAATCCGAAGCCTATGATTATTATAGACAGGCTGTTTCTTTAAATAAGAATTATGCAAAGCCTAGAATAAATTTGGGACGAATGTATTTGGATGATGGGAAATTAAATGAAGCTGAAGAAAGCCTTTTAGCTGCTTACCGGATGGAACCGAATAATTTTGAAGTAAACACAAATTTAGGCAAACTATATGGTTTGCAGGGGGAATATAATAAGTCTGTAAATCACTATTTGAATTCAGTTAAAAGCCAGCCTTTAAATATTACTGCAAAACAAAACCTTGCAGCTGCTTATATTTCAGCAGATTTAAAAGAAAAAGCTGTAGGTGTTTATGAGCAAATCATAAAAGTAGATGCTAAAAATTGGGCTGCTTATCATGAACTAGGTAAACTCTATATAAGCTTAGACAAAAAGGCCGATGCAAAACTTATTTTAGAAAGTTTATTGAATAAAAATCCTAACTATCCAAAGGCCGGAGAAATTAGATCTATGCTTTCTTCCATTTAA